One window of the Populus nigra chromosome 4, ddPopNigr1.1, whole genome shotgun sequence genome contains the following:
- the LOC133692083 gene encoding protein SPIRRIG-like encodes MKWVTLLKDIKEKVGLTHSPSSSSPANTAPPPSSPAYSHNASSSSTFQDFSASPSRDRHELELDFKRYWEEFRSSSSEKEKETALNLTVDVFCRLVKQHANVAQLVTMLVETHIFSFVVGRAFVTDIDKLKIGSKTRSLDVEKVLRFFSEVTKDDISPGSNLLTAVEALVSGPIDKQSLLDSGILCCLIHILNALLSTEANQRQKLTNSEGPLPPEKDQDGALEQVRRLEVEGSVMHIMKALASHPSAAQSLIEDDSLQSLFQMVANGSLTIFSRYKEGLVPLHSIQLHRHAMQILGLLLVNDNGSTARYIRKHHLIKVLLMAVKDFNPDCGDSAYTMGIVDLLLECVELSYRQEAGGVRLREDIHNAHGYQFLVQFALVLSSLPKSQDSQSFYSKTSCAFDGIAGISHVMNDERRQDFTEKEDPSPAQLSPALSRLLDVLVNLSQTGPAESTAWPGGKSSKPSHTRHGRSRMSSLDRVADENWEKDNGKVKDLEAVQMLQDIFLKADSAELQAEVLNRIFKIFSSHLENYKLCQQLRTVPLLILNMAGFPPSLQDIILKILEYAVTVVNCVPEQELLSLCCLLQQPIASELKHTILSFFLKLLSFDQQYKKVLREVGLLEVLLDDLKQHKFILGLEQQTVSPSQSERKSSSSSFKKHMDSKDAILSSPKLMESGVSGKFPIFEIEGAISVAWDCMVSLVKKAEASQASFRSANGVTIVLPFLVSNVHRPGVLRILSCLITEDTAQAHPEELGLLVEVLKSGMVTSSMGHQYRLQSDAKCDTMGALWRILGVNTSAQRVFGEATGFSLMLTTLHSFQGDGEQTEESSLEVYMKVFTYLLRLMTAAVCDNAINRTKLHAIISSHTFYDLLSESGLLCVECEKQVIQLLSELALEIVLPPFLSPDSALPTDMIESGSAGFLLTSPSGLFNPDKERVYNAAAVRVLIRLLLLFTPKMQLEVLNLIERLAHAGPFNQENLTSVDCVELLLETIHPFLPGSSPLLLYTLKIVEVLGAYRLSASELRLLIRYILQMRLMKSGHILVDMMERLILMEDMASENVSLAPFVEMDMSKIGHAAVQVSLGERSWPPSAGYSFVCWFQFRHFLKSQAKDTEPSKAGPSKRRSSSNGQHILRIFSVGMASDDSTYYAELYLQEDGVLTLATSNSSALSFSGLEFEEGRWHHLAVVHSKPNALAGLFQTSVANVYLNGKLKHTGKLGYSPSPAGKPLQVTIGTPLNCAKVSKLTWKLRSCYLFEEVLTSGCICFMYILGRGYRGLFQDTDLLRFVPNQACGGGSMAILDSLDADLPLATPKLESTNKQGGSKADGSGIVWDLERLGNLSLQLSGKKLIFAFDGTCTESVLASGVFSLLNLVDPMSAAASPIGGIPRFGRLHGDIYVCRQSVIGDAIRPVGGMAVVLALVEAAETRDMLHMALTLLACALHQNPQNVKDMKKYRGYHLLALFLRRRMSLFDMQSLEIFFQIAACEASFSEPKKLERRQATLSPATSMQETSFEVLSLSKFRDEISSVGSHGDMDDFSVPKDSFSHISELENSDVLVETSNCIVLSNADMVEHVLLDWTLWVTAPVSIQIALLGFLEHLVSMHWYRSHNLTVLRRINLVQHLLVTLQRGDVEVPVLEKLVVLLGVILEDGFLASELENVVRFVIMTFDPPELKLRHQIVRESMGKHVIVRNMLLEMLIDLQVTIKSDELLEQWHKIVSSKLVTYFLDEAVHPTSMRWIMTLLGVSLASSPTFALKFRTSGGYQGLMRVLPSFYDSPDIYYILFCLVFGKPVYPRLPEVRMLDFHALIPSDGSYVELKYVELLESVVAMAKSTFDRLSRQSMLAHQTGNLSQVGASLVAELVEGNADMTGELQGEALMHKTYAARLMGGEASAPAAATAVLRFMVDLAKMCPPFSTVCRRPEFLESCIDLYFSCIRAAYAVMMVKELSDKAEEKDLNDCDDTSSSQNTFSSLPLEQEKSAKTSISIGSFPQGHASTSSEDMPMSLNDLADVKTEIGISNSHEELKKSAKGVPPFQNLDGDNVDLVSATSSSNEFNIHNVDGNMHSFRQAESQSSASLNIPDSPIISEKSSSRIPLTPSSSPAVPLSSWLGNASPNEHKASLQATPSMESSMSVSEFDPSAGLKSSSQGPSSANSFLAISSKILLEIDDSGYGGGPCSAGATAMLDFMAEILSDFITEQIKAAQVIEGILETVPLYVDAESVLVFQGLCLSRLMNFVERRLLRDDEEDEKKLDKIRWTSNLESLSWMIVDRVYMGAFPQPAGVLKTLEFLLSLLQLANKDGRIEEAAPAGKSLLSITRGSRQLDTYINSLLRNTNRMVMYCFLPSFLATIGEDDLLSCLGSLIEPKKKLSSNSSQEDSGIDICTVLQLLVAHKRVILCPSNVDTDLNCCLCVNLVSLLRDQRRNVQNMAVDIVKYLLVLRRAALEDLLVSKPNQGQHMDALHGGFDKLLTGSLSNFFEWLRSSEPMVNKVLEQCAAIMWVQCIAGSAKFPGVRIKGMEGRRRREMGRRSRDILKSDQKHWEQVNERRYALEMLRDAMSTELRVVRQDKYGWVLHAESEWQTLLQQLVHERGIIPLQKSSATEDPEWQLCPIEGPYRMRKKLERCKLRVDTIQNVLDGQFELGEADLSKGKYEGGADAPDTCTESFFHLLTDGAKQNGMGGEMYGEFFKESDDVKGEDSARNGWNDDRASSMNEASLYSALEFGVKSSAVSVPMSESIQEKSDVGTPMQSLSNKADEIIIMEDKSDKGLNDNGEYLIRPYLEPHEKIRLKYNCERVVGLDKHDGIFLIGELSLYIIENFYIDDSECICEKECEDELSVIDQALGVKKDVTGSADFQSKSTSSWSTTAKACIGGRAWAYNGGAWGKEKVCTSGNLPHPWHMWKLNSVHEILKRDYQLRPVAVEIFSMDGCNDLLVFHKKEREEVFKNLVAMNLPRNSMLDTTISGSVKQESNEGSRLFKIMAKSFSKRWQNGEISNFQYLMHLNTLAGRGYSDLTQYPVFPWVLSDYESENLDLSNPKSFRKLEKPMGCQTQEGEEEFRKRYETWDDPEVPKFHYGSHYSSAGIVLFYLLRLPPFSVENQKLQGGQFDHADRLFNGIRDTWLSAAGKGNTSDVKELIPEFFYIPEFLENRFNLDLGEKQSGEKVGDVVLPPWANGSAREFIRKHREALESDFVSENLHHWIDLIFGYKQRGKAAEEAVNVFYHYTYEGSVDIDSVTDPAMKASILAQINHFGQTPKQLFLKPHVKRRSDRRIPHPLKYSSHLVPYEIRKSSSAITQIVTVHEKIFVAGTNSLLKPTTYNKYVAWGFPDRSLRFMSYDQDRLISTHENLHGGSSQIQCASASHDGQVLVTGADDGLLCVWRISKDGPRVLQNLQLENALCGHTAKITCLHVSQPYMLILSGSDDCTVIVWDLSSLVFVRQLPEFPVPISAIYVNDLTGEIMTAAGILLAVWSINGDCLAVINTSQLPSDSILSVTSCTFSDWLDTNWYVTGHQSGAVKVWQMVHCSNQESALSKFTSSSTGGLNLGDKVPEYRLLLHKVLKFHKHPVTSLHLTSDLKQLLSGDSGGHLLSWTLPDQSLTASSNQG; translated from the exons ATAAAAGTTCTTTTAATGGCAGTTAAAGATTTCAATCCAGACTGTGGTGATTCTGCCTACACCATGGGCATTGTGGACTTGTTACTTGAATGTGTGGAATTGTCATACAGACAGG AAGCTGGTGGTGTCAGGCTCAGGGAAGACATACATAATGCCCATGGCTATCAGTTCCTTGTGCAGTTTGCTTTGGTTCTATCCTCTTTGCCAAAAAGTCAGGACTCTCAGTCTTTTTATTCCAAGACTTCTTGTGCCTTTGATGGTATAGCAGGTATTTCTCATGTGATGAATGATGAACGAAGACAGGATTTCACAGAAAAAGAAGACCCTTCACCAGCTCAGTTATCACCTGCATTATCTAGGTTGCTTGATGTACTCGTTAATCTATCTCAAACTGGTCCTGCTGAATCTACAGCATGGCCTGGAGGCAAAAGTTCCAAACCTTCTCACACCCGCCATGGCAGAAGTCGCATGTCATCTTTAGATCGTGTTGCTGATGAAAATTGGGAGAAAGACAATGGTAAAGTTAAAGACCTTGAAGCAGTCCAGATGTTGCAAGACATTTTCCTAAAGGCAGACAGTGCCGAACTGCAGGCAGAAGTATTAAATAGAATCTTTAAGATATTCTCAAGTCATCTTGAAAACTATAAGTTGTGTCAGCAATTACGGACGGTTCCACTTTTGATCTTAAACATGGCTGGTTTCCCACCATCATTGCAAGATATAATCTTGAAAATTCTAGAATATGCTGTGACTGTTGTGAATTGTGTTCCCGAGCAAGAGTTGCTTTCTCTTTGTTGCCTATTGCAGCAACCGATAGCATCAGAGCTGAAGCACACCatactctctttctttttgaaaCTTTTATCTTTTGATCAACAGTACAAAAAAGTCCTGCGAGAAGTTGGCTTACTGGAGGTTCTGCTAGATGATCTGAAGCAGCACAAGTTTATTTTGGGTCTAGAACAGCAAACTGTTAGTCCTAGTCAGTCAGAAAGAAAATCTAGCTCAAGTAGTTTCAAGAAACACATGGACAGTAAAGATGCTATTCTTTCCTCACCGAAGCTAATGGAATCTGGTGTTTCAGGGAAGTTCcctatttttgaaattgagggcGCAATATCTGTTGCATGGGATTGTATGGTCTCTTTAGTGAAGAAAGCTGAAGCCAGTCAAGCATCATTTCGATCAGCTAATGGTGTGACCattgttcttccttttcttgtgTCTAATGTTCACCGTCCTGGGGTTCTCCGGATATTGTCATGTTTGATCACTGAAGATACTGCACAG GCTCATCCTGAAGAACTAGGTTTGCTTGTTGAGGTTCTCAAAAGCGGAATGGTTACAAGCAGCATGGGACATCAGTATAGGCTTCAAAGTGATGCAAAATGTGACACAATGGGTGCCTTGTGGCGCATACTGGGTGTGAATACTTCAGCTCAGAGGGTCTTTGGTGAAGCCACTGGGTTTTCTCTTATGCTGACCACACTCCACAGTTTCCAAGGTGATGGAGAACAGACAGAAGAATCTTCTTTAGAGGTTTACATGAAGGTGTTCACATACCTCCTGCGCCTGATGACAGCTGCAGTGTGTGATAATGCCATTAACAGGACAAAATTGCATGCTATTATATCATCCCACACCTTTTATGATCTTCTATCTGAGTCTGGCTTGCTTTGTGTGGAATGTGAAAAGCAAGTCATACAGTTGTTATCAGAGCTTGCTCTTGAAATCGTGCTTCCACCATTCTTGTCTCCAGACAGTGCTTTGCCAACTGATATGATTGAATCTGGGTCAGCTGGTTTTCTTTTAACTAGTCCATCAGGTTTGTTTAATCCTGATAAGGAACGAGTGTACAATGCTGCTGCTGTTAGAGTTCTGATCCGCTTATTGTTGCTCTTCACTCCCAAAATGCAGTTAGAAGTACTGAACCTTATAGAAAGGCTTGCCCATGCTGGACCCTTTAACCAGGAAAACCTCACCTCTGTAG ACTGTGTGGAGCTTCTGTTGGAGACAATCCATCCATTCCTTCCAGGCTCATCTCCTTTGCTTTTGTACACACTGAAGATTGTGGAAGTTCTTGGTGCATATAG GTTATCTGCATCAGAACTCAGACTGCTTATTAGATACATTCTGCAAATGAGGCTTATGAAGTCAGGTCATATTCTTGTTGATATGATGGAGAGGTTGATTCTCATGGAAGATATGGCCTCAGAAAATGTATCTTTGGCACCATTTGTCGAGATGGACATGAGTAAGATTGGCCATGCTGCTGTTCAGGTGTCTCTGGGAGAAAGGTCCTGGCCTCCTTCTGCAGGTTATTCATTTGTTTGTTGGTTCCAGTTTAGACATTTCTTGAAATCACAAGCAAAGGACACAGAGCCATCAAAAGCTGGCCCTTCCAAAAGGCGTAGTAGTTCAAATGGGCAGCATATTCTCCGTATATTTTCTGTTGGTATGGCAAGCGATGATAGCACATATTATGCAGAACTTTATCTTCAGGAGGATGGTGTTCTAACCCTTGCTACTAGCAACTCTAGTGCCTTGTCTTTTTCTGGATTAGAATTTGAAGAAGGCAGATGGCATCACCTTGCTGTTGTTCATAGCAAACCAAATGCTCTTGCTGGACTATTTCAAACTAGTGTTGCAAATGTGTACCTCAATGGAAAGCTAAAACACACAGGGAAACTAGGATATTCACCATCCCCAGCTGGAAAACCCTTGCAGGTCACCATTGGGACACCACTAAATTGTGCGAAAGTTAGCAAGTTGACGTGGAAACTTCGTTCTTGCTACCTTTTTGAGGAGGTGCTTACATCAGGGTGTATATGTTTCATGTACATTCTTGGTAGGGGATACAGAGGGCTCTTCCAAGACACAGACCTTCTACGTTTTGTCCCTAACCAGGCTTGTGGCGGTGGTAGTATGGCCATCTTGGATTCATTAGATGCTGACTTGCCATTGGCTACACCGAAGCTCGAAAGTACTAACAAGCAGGGGGGTTCTAAAGCAGATGGTAGTGGGATTGTTTGGGATTTGGAGAGATTAGGAAACCTCTCATTGCAGCTTTCTGGAAAGAAACTTATATTTGCATTTGATGGAACATGTACCGAATCTGTTCTAGCATCTGGAGTATTCTCCTTGCTCAATCTGGTTGATCCTATGTCGGCTGCTGCCTCTCCTATTGGGG GTATCCCGCGATTTGGACGCCTTCACGGAGACATCTATGTTTGTAGGCAATCTGTAATTGGTGATGCAATCCGTCCCGTAGGTGGTATGGCTGTTGTCCTGGCCCTTGTCGAAGCAGCTGAAACCAGGGATATGCTTCACATGGCTTTGACATTGCTTGCCTGTGCACTTCATCAGAATCCCCAGAATGTGAaagatatgaaaaaatatagggGATACCATTTGCTTGCTCTGTTTCTGCGTCGTAGAATGTCATTATTTGACATGCAAtctcttgagattttttttcaaattgctgCTTGTGAGGCTTCATTTTCTGAACCAAAGAAGTTGGAACGCAGGCAAGCTACTTTATCACCAGCCACCTCTATGCAGGAAACTAGCTTTGAGGTGCTCAGCTTGTCAAAATTTCGTGATGAGATTTCTTCAGTTGGATCTCATGGGgacatggatgatttttctgtgcCAAAAGATTCATTTAGCCATATTTCTGAGCTAGAGAATTCTGATGTGCTAGTTGAAACTTCAAATTGTATTGTCTTGTCAAATGCAGATATGGTTGAGCATGTCTTGTTGGACTGGACTTTGTGGGTGACTGCCCcagtttcaattcaaattgcACTTCTAGGATTTCTGGAGCATTTGGTGTCCATGCATTGGTACAGGAGTCACAACCTTACGGTTCTGCGTCGAATAAACCTTGTTCAGCATTTGCTAGTCACGTTGCAGCGTGGTGATGTTGAAGTTCCTGTATTGGAGAAATTAGTGGTGTTGCTCGGGGTCATTTTGGAAGATGGATTTCTGGCTTCTGAACTAGAGAATGTGGTAAGGTTTGTGATTATGACTTTTGATCCACCTGAACTGAAACTAAGGCATCAAATAGTGCGAGAGTCTATGGGTAAGCATGTAATTGTAAGGAATATGCTCCTAGAGATGCTTATTGATCTACAAGTAACTATCAAATCAGACGAGTTACTTGAGCAGTGGCATAAGATTGTGTCATCAAAACTGGTCACGTATTTTCTTGATGAAGCTGTCCATCCTACAAGCATGAGGTGGATCATGACCCTTCTTGGTGTTTCACTTGCTTCTTCTCCCACATTTGCTCTTAAATTTCGCACAAGTGGTGGTTATCAGGGTCTAATGCGGGTGCTTCCTAGTTTTTATGATTCTCctgatatatattatattttgttttgtctgGTATTTGGAAAGCCTGTGTACCCCAGACTACCAGAAGTGCGCATGCTAGATTTTCATGCCCTTATTCCAAGTGATGGAAGCTATGTGGAGTTGAAGTATGTGGAACTGTTGGAATCAGTGGTTGCGATGGCAAAATCTACATTTGATAGGTTAAGCAGGCAGTCAATGCTTGCTCATCAAACCGGCAATCTTTCCCAGGTTGGTGCTAGCCTTGTTGCAGAGCTTGTGGAAGGAAATGCAGACATGACAGGAGAGCTTCAAGGTGAAGCTTTGATGCATAAGACATATGCAGCACGCTTAATGGGAGGTGAGGCATCAGCTCCTGCTGCTGCAACTGCAGTCCTGAGATTTATGGTTGATCTTGCAAAGATGTGTCCTCCCTTTTCAACCGTTTGCAGAAGGCCTGAATTTCTTGAAAGCTGCATCgacctttatttttcttgtattag GGCTGCTTATGCAGTGATGATGGTGAAAGAGCTTTCTGATAAGGCAGAAGAAAAGGACTTGAATGATTGTGATGATACCAGCAGTTCTCAAAATACGTTCTCAAGCTTACCTcttgaacaagaaaaatctgCAAAGACCTCCATTAGCATTGGAAGCTTCCCTCAGGGGCATGCAAGTACAAGTTCTGAAGATATGCCCATGTCCCTAAATGATTTGGCTGATGTTAAAACAGAGATTGGCATCTCTAATTCTCACGAGGAATTGAAAAAATCAGCCAAGGGTGTCCCACCTTTCCAGAACTTGGATGGGGATAATGTTGACCTGGTTTCTGCCACCTCCAGCTCAAATGAATTCAATATCCATAATGTTGATGGCAATATGCATTCCTTTCGACAGGCAGAATCCCAGAGTTCAGCTTCTCTTAATATACCAGATTCTCCTATTATATCTGAGAAGTCAAGTTCAAGAATTCCCCTCACACCATCTTCATCTCCAGCTGTTCCATTGTCATCTTGGCTTGGCAATGCGTCCCCCAATGAACACAAAGCTTCTTTACAAGCCACTCCTTCCATGGAGTCTTCTATGTCTGTTAGTGAATTTGATCCATCTGCAGGCTTGAAGTCAAGTTCCCAAGGGCCATCTTCTGCAAACTCATTTTTGGCAATTAGCTCAAAGATTCTCCTTGAAATAGATGATTCTGGCTATGGGGGTGGGCCTTGTTCTGCAGGAGCGACTGCCATGTTAGATTTCATGGCAGAAATTCTTTCTGATTTTATCACTGAGCAGATTAAAGCAGCACAGGTTATAGAGGGCATCTTGGAAACAGTACCTTTATATGTTGATGCTGAATCAGTTTTAGTTTTCCAGGGTTTGTGCCTTAGCAGACTGATGAACTTTGTGGAAAGGCGTCTTTTGCGTGATGATGAGGAAGATGAGAAAAAGCTAGACAAAATTCGATGGACCTCGAACTTGGAATCATTAAGCTGGATGATAGTAGACCGTGTCTATATGGGTGCCTTTCCTCAACCTGCTGGCGTGTTGAAAACTCTAGAGTTCTTGTTGTCATTGTTACAGTTGGCAAACAAAGATGGTCGCATTGAAGAAGCAGCTCCTGCAGGAAAGAGTCTGTTATCTATTACAAGAGGAAGCAGGCAACTTGATACTTATATAAATTCACTACTTAGGAACACAAATCGAATGGTAATGTATTGTTTTTTGCCATCATTTTTGGCCACCATTGGAGAGGATGATCTTCTTTCATGCCTAGGTTCACTTATTGAGCCCAAGAAAAAATTATCCTCCAATTCTTCACAAGAAGATTCAGGAATTGATATCTGCACGGTTTTACAGTTGCTAGTTGCTCACAAGCGCGTTATTCTCTGTCCCAGCAATGTTGATACTGATTTGAATTGCTGTCTTTGTGTAAATCTAGTATCTCTTCTCCGTGACCAAAGGCGAAATGTTCAGAACATGGCAGTAGATATTGTCAAGTATCTGCTGGTGCTTCGCAGGGCTGCACTAGAAGACTTGCTTGTCTCTAAACCAAATCAAGGGCAGCACATGGATGCACTGCATGGTGGTTTTGACAAATTATTGACTGGAAGTTTATCTAATTTCTTTGAGTGGCTACGGAGTTCTGAGCCGATGGTCAACAAAGTATTGGAGCAGTGTGCAGCCATTATGTGGGTTCAGTGTATTGCTGGATCAGCAAAATTTCCAGGAGTGAGAATTAAAGGTATGGAGGGTCGTCGTAGGAGGGAAATGGGGAGAAGATCACGTGATATTTTGAAGTCAGACCAAAAACATTGGGAACAGGTAAATGAACGAAGATATGCTTTGGAAATGCTTCGTGATGCAATGTCTACTGAGTTACGAGTTGTCCGCCAAGACAAGTATGGATGGGTCCTCCACGCTGAAAGTGAGTGGCAAACCCTTCTTCAACAACTTGTACACGAGCGTGGAATAATCCCACTGCAGAAATCCTCTGCAACTGAAGATCCTGAATGGCAGCTTTGTCCCATTGAAGGTCCATACAGGATGCGCAAAAAGCTTGAGCGCTGCAAATTGAGGGTTGACACCATCCAAAATGTTCTTGATGGACAGTTTGAGTTGGGGGAAGCAGATCTGTCCAAAGGAAAATACGAGGGTGGTGCTGATGCTCCTGATACTTGCACTGAatcattttttcatcttttaactgATGGTGCCAAACAAAATGGCATGGGTGGTGAGATGTATggtgaattttttaaagaatcagATGATGTGAAAGGAGAAGATTCTGCTAGAAATGGATGGAATGATGATCGAGCTAGTAGCATGAATGAAGCAAGTCTTTACTCAGCACTTGAGTTTGGTGTCAAGTCTAGTGCTGTTTCTGTCCCAATGTCAGAGAGCATACAAGAAAAATCTGACGTTGGAACTCCAATGCAATCATTGTCAAATAAAGCAGATGAAATCATAATCATGGAAGATAAATCAGATAAAGGACTAAATGATAATGGTGAATATTTGATCCGACCATATTTGGAACCTCATGAAAAGATACGATTGAAATATAACTGTGAGCGAGTTGTGGGTTTGGACAAGCATGATGGTATATTTTTGATAGGGGAACTTTCGTTATACATAATCGAGAACTTTTACATCGACGATTCTGAGTGTATTTGTGAAAAAGAATGTGAGGATGAACTCTCTGTTATTGATCAGGCTTTGGGTGTAAAGAAGGATGTTACAGGCAGTGCTGATTTCCAGTCCAAGTCAACTTCGTCCTGGAGCACAACAGCAAAGGCATGTATTGGTGGAAGGGCATGGGCCTACAATGGTGGTGCATGGGGCAAGGAGAAAGTGTGTACTAGTGGTAATTTACCCCATCCCTGGCATATGTGGAAGCTCAATAGTGTTCATGAGATTCTGAAACGTGATTACCAGCTCCGACCTGTTGCTGTTGAGATATTCAGCATGGATGGATGCAACGATCTACTTGTGTTCCacaaaaaggagagagaagaagTGTTCAAAAATCTGGTTGCCATGAACCTTCCAAGGAATAGCAT GTTGGACACTACAATTTCTGGATCAGTAAAACAAGAAAGTAATGAGGGCAGCCGCTTATTTAAGATAATGGCTAAATCCTTCTCTAAAAGGTGGCAAAATGGAGAAATTAGTAATTTCCAATATCTCATGCATCTCAACACCTTGGCTGGTAGAGGATACAGTGATTTGACCCAATATCCAGTGTTTCCATGGGTTCTCTCTGATTATGAGAGTGAAAATCTGGATTTGTCCAATCCTAAATCATTTCGTAAGCTTGAGAAACCAATGGGTTGTCAGACACAAGAGGGAGAAGAGGAATTTAGGAAAAG ATACGAGACCTGGGATGATCCAGAGGTTCCAAAATTTCATTATGGCTCTCACTATTCTAGTGCTGGAATTGTTCTCTTCTACCTTCTACGCCTTCCACCATTCAGTGTAGAGAATCAGAAGCTGCAGGGTGGTCAATTCGATCATGCTGATCGTCTTTTCAACGGTATTCGAGATACTTGGTTAAGTGCAGCAGGTAAAGGAAACACGTCTGATGTCAAGGAATTGATTCCAGAATTCTTCTACATACCAGAATTTCTGGAGAACAGGTTCAATCTTGATTTGGGAGAGAAACAATCAGGAGAGAAG gTCGGTGATGTTGTCTTACCCCCTTGGGCGAATGGCAGTGCTAGAGAGTTCATTAGGAAGCATAGAGAAGCGCTGGAATCTGATTTTGTTTCAGAAAATCTTCATCATTGGATAGATCTCATTTTTGGATATAAACAGAGAGGGAAG GCAGCTGAAGAAGCTGTGAATGTTTTCTATCATTACACTTATGAGGGGAGTGTAGACATAGACTCGGTTACAGATCCTGCAATGAAAGCCTCCATTCTAGCACAAATCAATCACTTTGGGCAGACACCCAAGCAGCTATTCCTCAAGCCCCATGTGAAAAGACGTTCTGATAGaaggattccacatccactcaaGTATTCCTCCCATCTTGTTCCATATGAAATACGCAAGAGCTCATCTGCCATTACCCAGATTGTTACTGTTCACGAGAAAATATTTGTGGCAGGCACAAACAGTTTGCTCAAACCTACAACATATAACAAATATGTTGCATGGGGTTTCCCAGATCGCAGCTTGAGATTTATGAGCTATGATCAAGATAGACTGATCTCAACACATGAGAATCTTCATGGGGGCAGCAGCCAGATTCAGTGTGCTAGTGCTAGTCATGATGGTCAAGTCTTGGTTACAGGAGCCGATGATGGGTTACTCTGCGTTTGGAGAATCAGCAAGGATGGTCCACGCGTTCTGCAAAATCTGCAGCTGGAGAATGCACTTTGTGGACACACGGCCAAAATCACATGCCTTCATGTTAGCCAGCCATACATGCTGATTTTAAGCGGCTCTGATGACTGCACGGTTATTGTATGGGACCTCAGCTCCTTGGTTTTTGTTAGGCAGCTACCAGAGTTTCCTGTGCCAATTTCAGCAATTTATGTGAATGACTTGACTGGTGAGATCATGACAGCAGCTGGAATTCTGCTTGCTGTCTGGAGCATCAATGGGGATTGCCTTGCTGTGATCAACACATCCCAACTTCCTTCTGATTCTATTCTCTCAGTGACGAGTTGTACATTTTCCGATTGGCTGGACACAAACTGGTATGTGACAGGTCACCAGAGCGGGGCAGTTAAGGTGTGGCAAATGGTTCACTGCTCCAACCAAGAGAGTGCCTTGAGTAAATTTACCAGCAGTTCAACCGGTGGGCTAAATCTAGGTGATAAGGTACCAGAGTACAGGTTACTTCTCCACAAAGTACTGAAGTTTCATAAACATCCGGTTACTTCCCTTCATCTCACAAGCGACCTGAAGCAGTTACTTAGTGGGGATTCTGGCGGGCATTTGCTTTCCTGGACACTGCCAGATCAGAGCTTGACGGCTTCATCTAATCAGGGGTGA